The DNA segment TCCTGCCAGGGGAAGATCAATCCGGCATTCTCTTCAGAACCATTACTGTAAATGCTTCCTTTTCCATCGGCAATGGCATACAAATCCACATCAGTCATATCAGTACCGGCCAGTTTCCCGATGGAGAGAGTTATGCTTTGCTGAAAGGTGATTTTAGTGAGGTATGGGGAACCGAGAGGTTTCTCATGGTCGATATGGAACTTGAGACAAGGGTAGAAAGCTATTTATTTGTGCCTTGGCAGTACTTGAATGCTTTCGAGCACCCTATTTTTTTACCGCCCGAGGCCACCATTTCAGGCTGCCGGTTGGTAAGCATCCCGGAGCTCATAGAAAGCTCTCAGCATGAGCCTCGATTCGAAGGTCCCGATAAATCAACCATCAGAGTATCTATGCAAAAAAAGAGATGGCTATGGTGAAAAATAAAAGTAGCAGATAAACCTCTCAAGGCTATGCCTGATCCTCCTGCCCCGAGAATATCCTGATAACTGGGGTGGAAAGCGCTGATTATGGCGGTAGGGAGAGACGCCAGGAATGTTATTGAAATGTCGGTTGCAATCGGTGACGGGAAGTGCAATGAAGATTTCAAAGCAGAATGTCTTTACCGGTACTCAATGTTTCATTGCCGTCCTTATTTTCATTATGTGGAATACCATTACAAGTGTTGAATGTGCTGTATCTGGTTATGAGCTTCAAGCTGTTGAAGCGATCAAAAGAGTGAAAAAAAGTGTGGTCGGCGTTTCTGTGAGATATTCTGAAAGTTCTGAAATACGTTGTGGGACCGGACTTATAATTTCTGAGAACGGCTATATTATCACCACTGCCCATCTCATCCCGGGGGCAGAAAGGATTCAGGTCAATGTGTCTGACAAGGAAGAGCTCACCGCAAGCCTCATCGGTGCAGAATGCCACAGTGGTATTGCAGTAGTGAAAATAGAAAGAGGCGATTTGCCTGTTCCTGTTTGGGAAAATTCAGGCAGATTGAGGACTGACGAGATTTTCTTTGCTTTAGGGCACCCTTTAAAATTTGGATTTACAGTCAGATCATTTTGTGGTATTCGACCAGGGCATGAGGCAATAGCAACAGGAAAATATAATTGGGACCGGTCTTCCGGTGATACAGTGATAAACAGGAAGGGAGAAGTTGTCGGACTTTTCGTGGTTTCAGACAGGAAGAAGCCGGATCTTTCCCAACCTGTATCGTGCGAATTATTTGTCCCTATTGATAAAGCACTGAAAATTTCAAAATTCTTGATTGACAACCGTACAAAGGCAGATTTTGAGCCATTGACGGGGATTTCTGCGATAAGTGTCACAAAGGAAATGTCCGATTTGTGTAATACGCCCATAAAGTATGGCGTTCTGGTGAATAACGTAGCCAAAGATGGATGCTGTGCGAGGGCAGGAATATATCCGGGAAATATAATCAGTGAGGTTAATGATACAAAGATTTCTTCGATGAAAGATTTTGAGGCTGTCTTGAGGGATCAGCCTTTGAGACAGGATATGAAATTCACAGTCTGGCATGGGTTGAGAAAGAAAGAGATAGCGGTAAAGGGGGAAAATTCTGACAAATAAAGCTGAGAATTAAAGTCCGTGAATCCGGAGACACGCATACCATAGACCACCTCCGCAAAGTAACAACCTTACCAGCCAGACCATGTGGAGTTTTCAGCGCTTCACCACCTGGTATATTTTCACGGCGATTCTGTTGCGGTGGAAGATTGCTTCAAAGGCCTTCAGGTGCGCCAGGGGAAAAAGGATGGAGGCGGGGGAGAGTTTCTCACTTTGATTGTTTGACAAATATTACCCAACAAATTATAATAATAAGGGGAAGATGTTGGGTAAGTGGTGGGCGGTATGGATGTCATAAGAGGAGTGCTTGTTGAGGAATTGGAGAACTCCCTCAGAATCAGAGAGCGATATCTTGAGAGTCTGCGAGCGCTCCCCAGGGGAAGCCTGCGCAAAAAGCACATCAATGGGCACGATTACTACTATCTGGCCTTTCGAGAGGGGCGGAAGGTGAAGTATTCATACCTTGGGAAACTCTCTGAAAGCCGCCTGAGAGAGTATGAAGAGGGGCGCAGAAAAAGGGATGAGCAGAAAAAGGCCGTCAAGAAGCTTGATCAGCAGATAAGATATCTGAGGAAGGCCATCAATGTCAGAGCAGATTGAGCTTGTATACAAAATGTTGAAGTC comes from the Candidatus Eremiobacterota bacterium genome and includes:
- a CDS encoding trypsin-like peptidase domain-containing protein — translated: MKISKQNVFTGTQCFIAVLIFIMWNTITSVECAVSGYELQAVEAIKRVKKSVVGVSVRYSESSEIRCGTGLIISENGYIITTAHLIPGAERIQVNVSDKEELTASLIGAECHSGIAVVKIERGDLPVPVWENSGRLRTDEIFFALGHPLKFGFTVRSFCGIRPGHEAIATGKYNWDRSSGDTVINRKGEVVGLFVVSDRKKPDLSQPVSCELFVPIDKALKISKFLIDNRTKADFEPLTGISAISVTKEMSDLCNTPIKYGVLVNNVAKDGCCARAGIYPGNIISEVNDTKISSMKDFEAVLRDQPLRQDMKFTVWHGLRKKEIAVKGENSDK